The Neurospora crassa OR74A linkage group IV, whole genome shotgun sequence genome has a segment encoding these proteins:
- a CDS encoding Spc97/Spc98 family protein → MLHEILLSLSGHPSPLLQQAAATSTTSNDSPLKSALTPPERALLSKLANLSELHINLLSHTARISTSHPSIICRAIATAIRNDHLAAFQRKVLKVEETILKKDAALVGAYNIVPLTAVVGEFDEWNRRMEWLGSFVNHLMKGMKENVESVDPMEWEGSQPHDLTHRPAQKGHSNSATRKREPPVHSGPMVINRLRELMQTGYKDIEEVVKSLVKVAETAWLKQVSAWVLYGRLPDFGADDFFVWREEDDDGEEQFLCVQELLPKFVTRSTAASMLFIGRSLRQIRAKSVEDSSLRGTDHLSTQLTKLSTLSHPIDPATFSNTITDIRQYLSRTTLAQLLPLSDVEKYLQLLRDFFLLRRGEFALALTQQADEKMRSRWRRAENLSAYEKSRDTGGAAAGGNLGTVVVKEGEVAGVLTRVWQAMGALQGEFQSEEDEGLELARDHVRLTIPKYATDNSSRSLPTMTPTAPAVAEEIGSLKIATTPFRNLLFSAPTILTMNIPSPLDLFLSPHDVQTYTAINSYLLSLRRAHLRLTDLWKITSLRRHHPAPPRIGRSRMRVKALRERAEKREKTLRTAWATASAAIFFLGETEAYFQGEVVEGLTEGFEDWLHGGSGNRTSEEKKKKKKDGADWRGSRPSTGLRSRASTGASLTRGRGRDSRLSKRSFGSKRTWDDDVSMGGYDDDDEVDGDDIDMVEDESHAEGNLEESDVWLNTAANPPPAPTNSNDPDRQPRDPQTLATAHRVYLGALLRRLLLTLESFTQPLYELLVNIDHLVALMHRLQQVWAAADLEEDVGVVDAFVDLKKEERDLTAQLQTIASNVKNGIKEVVQELKRIETSPFSTSDASDRASGLDEGEEEEDDGADDYLLADDVPDTAQAGRKRKRGWRAEEEAGKEKIKEAGEYVPRRVGGVDRLLVKLVFGGWFSGGGDQVGGSLDGLMEGDEDSGHNGHHRMVIMDGHSTPVCELRGGLSPVISPNTSLWEDNQPEDELEDTLTESHTPEDNEPGDEEARLLGQAPGSEDNNQPLPEEAKKRSITRKIKKLIRKPFDKLRNREEVVPPGRPHPQAPPALPRREGKRQMVGRAVKKLFLDRPDRYLQIIDEEVDGTQSGASQAGSSQAGLTQSGLSAAGPSQAASSQSMSSVAERAASTPHVVSEQGAQQTEAQVHGSSRGPSRINFTRRAPLDTARQTHAQPVTLTLGMVTAQPSGSPAQTPLSSKEAKNRAAALRRDRIEQNNEEFFRQQAIRDRERIDKGRRLIRSQANRVLGRRNSRGDENDEDGQGREDGEDGGDGEGGEGGEGGEQRPNLFTRLSHRLRDQNATPETRVPPIGDQADEGEVGQRLGNAARVVFAAARAALDWDLDS, encoded by the exons ATGCTCCACGAAattctcctctccctctcagGACACCCTTCACCTCTCCTGCAACAAGCCGCAGCCACCTCAACAACTTCCAATGACTCCCCACTAAAGTCAGCCCTCACCCCACCCGAACGCGCCCTCCTCTCCAAGCTTGCCAACCTTTCCGAGCTCCACATCAACCTGCTCTCTCATACAGCTCGCATCAGCACATCCCATCCCTCCATCATCTGCCGTGCTATTGCCACGGCCATTCGAAATGATCATCTCGCTGCCTTTCAGCGCAAGGTGCTGAAAGTCGAGGAGACAATACTGAAAAAAGATGCCGCACTTGTGGGTGCCTACAACATTGTGCCGCTGACGGCCGTGGTTGGCGAGTTCGATGAGTGGAACCGACGCATGGAATGGCTAGGGAGCTTTGTGAACCACTTGATGAAGGGAATGAAGGAGAATGTGGAGAGTGTCGACCCGATGGAGTGGGAAGGGAGTCAGCCCCATGACTTGACCCATCGGCCCGCTCAAAAGGGGCACAGTAACTCGGCGACTAGGAAACGTGAGCCGCCAGTGCATTCAGGCCCCATGGTGATCAACCGGCTGAGAGAGTTGATGCAGACCGGGTACAAGGATATCGAAGAAGTTGTCAAGAGCCTGGTCAAGGTGGCTGAGACAGCGTGGTTAAAGCAAGTCTCTGCGTGGGTGTTGTATGGACGGCTGCCAGACTTTGGGGCTGATGACTTCTTTGTGTGGagagaagaggatgatgatggcgaagAACAGTTTCTGTGCGTGCAAGAGCTTCTTCCCAAGTTCGTCACGCGATCTACGGCAGCCTCCATGCTCTTCATCGGGAGGTCTTTGCGCCAGATCCGCGCCAAGAGTGTGGAAGACTCGAGCCTCAGGGGGACCGATCACCTCTCAACGCAACTGACCAAGCTTTCTACCCTGTCGCACCCGATTGACCCGGCAACCTTTTCAAATACCATTACTGATATCAGACAGTATCTCTCAAGAACGACCCTGGCACAGCTGCTCCCGCTCAGTGATGTGGAAAAATACCTCCAGCTGCTTCGGgacttttttcttctccggCGGGGAGAATTCGCCTTGGCACTCACTCAGCAAGCTGACGAGAAGATGCGAAGCCGGTGGCGACGAGCCGAAAACTTGTCTGCTTACGAGAAGTCCCGCGATACTGGCGGTGCTGCAGCGGGTGGCAATCTCGGCACCGTTGTTGTCAAAGAGGGCGAAGTAGCTGGCGTGCTCACTCGCGTATGGCAAGCAATGGGCGCTCTGCAGGGGGAATTTCAGtccgaagaggatgaagggcTAGAACTTGCCAGGGATCATGTCCGGTTGACGATCCCCAAGTACGCCACGGATAACTCCTCCAGAAGTCTTCCGACAATGACACCCACAGCCCCCGCCGTGGCCGAAGAAATCGGGTCGTTGAAGATTGCAACCACACCGTTCCGCAACCTTTTGTTCTCGGCCCCAACCATCTTGACAATGAACATACCCTCACCACTGGACTTATTCCTCAGTCCTCATGATGTCCAGACATACACGGCTATCAATAGCTATCTCCTTTCACTGCGCAGGGCTCACTTACGGTTGACAGATCTGTGGAAGATTACTAGTCTGAGACGGCATCATCCCGCGCCTCCGCGCATAGGTAGAAGTAGAATGCGTGTCAAGGCGCTTAGAGAACGGGCTGAGAAGCGTGAAAAGACACTGCGTACCGCGTGGGCTACCGCCAGCGcggccatcttcttcctagGCGAGACCGAAGCATATTTCCAGGGCGAAGTGGTGGAAGGTCTGACCGAGGGCTTCGAGGACTGGCTCCACGGCGGTAGTGGCAACCGGACTTctgaggagaagaagaagaagaagaaggacggagCTGACTGGAGGGGAAGCAGACCTTCTACTGGACTGAGAAGCCGAGCCTCTACTGGCGCGAGTTTGAccagagggagagggagagactCGAGACTATCCAAACGCAGCTTCGGCTCAAAGAGGAcatgggatgatgatgtctcCATGGGTGGctatgacgacgacgacgaagttGATGGCGATGACATTGACATGGTTGAAGACGAATCTCACGCCGAGGGGAATTTGGAAGAGTCCGATGTTTGGCTCAACACCGCTGCCAACCCTCCTCCTGCACCTACCAATTCTAATGATCCTGATCGCCAACCTCGTGACCCCCAGACCCTCGCTACCGCCCACCGAGTTTACCTTGGCGCCTTACTCAGACGCCTTCTGCTTACCCTCGAATCCTTTACCCAACCTCTATACGAGCTACTCGTCAATATTGATCACCTGGTCGCGCTAATGCATCGCTTGCAACAAGTCTGGGCAGCCGCCGATCTTGAGGAAGACGTGGGTGTTGTCGATGCCTTTGTTGAtctgaagaaggaggaacgTGATCTGACTGCACAACTCCAAACCATTGCCAGCAACGTTAAGAACGGCATCAAGGAAGTTGTACAGGAGCTGAAGAGGATCGAAACCTCGCCCTTCTCAACATCAGATGCCTCTGACCGTGCGAGTGGGCTTgatgagggagaggaagaggaggatgacggaGCCGATGATTATCTCCTCGCCGACGACGTACCTGATACAGCTCAAGCTGgacggaagaggaagaggggttggagggcagaagaagaagcgggcAAGGAAAAGATTAAAGAAGCTGGAGAATATGTGCCTAGACGAGTGGGCGGTGTGGACAGACTGTTGGTCAAGCTCGTCTTTGGCGGATGGTTCTCGGGCGGAGGGGATCAAGTTGGCGGCAGCCTAGACGGGCTGATGGAAGGTGACGAAGACAGTGGACACA ATGGGCATCATCGGATGGTGATTATGGATGGGCATTCCACGCCTGTTTGCGAACTCAGGGGCGGTCTATCACCAGTCATCTCTCCAAACACTTCTCTGTGGGAGGACAACCAGCCTGAGGATGAGTTGGAAGATACGTTGACAGAGTCACATACCCCGGAGGACAACGAGCCTGGCGATGAAGAGGCACGTTTGTTGGGACAGGCACCAGGTTCGGAAGACAACAACCAGCCACTACCTGAGGAAGCCAAGAAACGGTCAATCACACGCAAAATCAAGAAATTGATCCGCAAGCCGTTTGACAAGTTGCGCAACAGAGAAGAAGTGGTCCCGCCCGGTCGTCCCCACCCTCAAGCTCCCCCGGCTCTTCCTAGGCGTGAAGGAAAGCGACAAATGGTGGGACGGGCTGTCAAGAAACTGTTTTTAGACCGCCCAGACCGGTACCTCCAGATCATAgatgaggaggttgatgggACTCAGTCTGGTGCATCTCAGGCTGGCTCATCTCAGGCGGGCTTAACTCAGAGTGGATTATCTGCGGCTGGTCCATCTCAGGCTGCTTCATCTCAATCCATGTCAAGTGTAGCTGAGCGCGCTGCCTCTACACCACATGTCGTCTCTGAACAAGGTGCTCAGCAGACAGAAGCACAAGTCCATGGTTCGTCACGCGGGCCATCAAGGATCAATTTCACAAGGCGAGCCCCGCTAGACACAGCACGGCAAACCCACGCGCAGCCCGTGACATTGACGCTCGGAATGGTGACTGCTCAGCCATCAGGAAGTCCAGCTCAGACGCCATTGTCGTCAAAGGAAGCCAAGAACAGAGCGGCAGCTTTAAGGCGAGACCGAATTGAACAGAACAATGAGGAGTTTTTTCGGCAACAGGCAATCAGGGACCGGGAACGCATTGACAAGGGTCGGAGGTTGATTCGGTCACAGGCCAATAGAGTCTTGGGACGCCGTAACAGCAGGGGTGATGAaaatgatgaagatggacaGGGTCGTGAAGatggtgaagatggtggggatggtgaaggtggtgaaggtggtgaaGGTGGCGAGCAACGCCCAAACCTGTTCACCAGGCTATCTCACAGACTGAGGGATCAAAATGCTACACCTGAGACCCGGGTGCCACCAATTGGCGATCAGGCCGACGAGGGAGAGGTTGGTCAGCGACTCGGCAACGCGGCGCGCGTTGTGTTTGCAGCGGCTCGGGCTGCATTGGACTGGGATCTGGACTCATAG